From the Phoenix dactylifera cultivar Barhee BC4 chromosome 10, palm_55x_up_171113_PBpolish2nd_filt_p, whole genome shotgun sequence genome, one window contains:
- the LOC103711062 gene encoding regulator of nonsense transcripts UPF3-like isoform X1 yields the protein MKDPFDRTKIVLRHLPPSISQSALIEQIDERFSGRYDWLCFRPGKASHKNQRYSRAYLNFKRPEVVVEFAEFFDGHIFVNEKGAQFKVLVEYAPSQHVPKPSSKKDGREGTISKDPEYLEFLEHLSKPEHLPSAEIQLERKEAERAGAQKETPIVTPLMNFVRQKLAAKNGAQRLADYGKLSKRAIGVIKRGSEKRRLSTSMYVLRDSRKNGSAKDKATYILMPRREEQQLPDKSIAVASASGAEALEDEFDFPVTVSNGLTSRAVEAGKSKIVLLKGKEREGSHASGGLVQQQNVTTTVRSSPTLTSKQNQRLEASGRIIRTILSNEGGQSYMASSQPEQHMHTTNLEKDKRPARPPSARSISKDRVSSSSSPASISDSGDKRYIDDMVAMSYKHGSVSISDKHEKRTRNKDRPDRGVWAPLRRSDRSQSNDGTLSSSSEAAQILVDSLENVSMSQQTAGIKVADDNVVVWNAHDMPIGQGERKSDTPSASRTEEMKSHGGAHVGLSIVENGSHRHVGRRGPARASKDAESSLSISEVKHSKRGSSGYGSHERQVWVQKSGSAS from the exons ATGAAGGACCCATTTGATCGGACGAAGATCGTGCTCCGGCATCTGCCGCCGTCGATCTCGCAGTCGGCGCTGATAGAGCAGATCGACGAGAGGTTCTCCGGCCGCTACGATTGGTTGTGCTTTCGCCCCGGCAAGGCCAG TCACAAAAATCAGAGATATTCTCGAGCCTACCTCAATTTCAAACGACCAGAAGTTGTGGTTGAGTTTGCTGAGTTCTTTGATGGACACATCTTTGTCAATGAGAAGG GTGCTCAGTTTAAGGTGCTTGTAGAATATGCACCTTCGCAACATGTTCCAAAGCCATCATCCAAGAAGGATGGTCGTGAAGGGACTATATCCAAgg ATCCTGAATATCTGGAGTTTCTCGAGCATCTTTCAAAGCCTGAGCATCTTCCAAGTGCTGAGATTCagttggaaagaaaagaagcagaAAGAGCAG GTGCTCAAAAGGAGACGCCCATAGTCAcacctttgatgaattttgttcgGCAAAAATTAGCTGCCAAGAATGGTGCTCAG AGATTAGCTGATTATGGAAAACTTAGCAAAAGAGCTATTGGAGTTATTAAACGGGGTTCAGAGAAGCGAAGATTGTCCACTTCAATG TATGTATTAAGGGATAGTAGAAAGAACGGAAGTGCCAAAGACAAAGCAACATACATTTTAATGCCGAGGAGAGAAGAGCAGCAGCTTCCAGATAAATCTATTGCTGTAGCTTCTGCAAGTGGTGCAGAAGCATTAGAAGATGAATTTG ATTTTCCAGTAACTGTCTCGAATGGATTAACCTCTAGAGCTGTTGAAGCTGGGAAGAGCAAAATTGTGCTTTTGAaaggaaaggagagagaaggttcTCAT GCATCTGGTGGCTTAGTGCAGCAGCAGAATGTAACAACTACAGTAAGAAGCTCACCTACCTTGACTTCTAAACAGAACCAGCGACTTGAGGCTAGTGGGAGAATTATTAGAACCATACTTTCTAATGAAGGGGGTCAGTCATATATGGCTTCCTCCCAGCCCGAGCAGCATATGCATACAACAAACTTGGAGAAGGACAAGCGCCCAGCTCGGCCTCCCAGCGCACGCTCAATTTCAAAGGATCGTGTCTCTAGTAGCTCTTCACCTGCATCTATTTCTGATAGTGGTGACAAAAGATATATAGATGATATGGTTGCTATGAGCTACAAGCATGGTTCTGTATCCATTAGTGACAAGCATGAAAAGCGTACTAGGAATAAAGATAGACCTGATCGTGGTGTTTGGGCTCCCCTTCGTCGCTCGGACAGATCTCAATCAAATGATGGAACTCTTTCTTCATCTTCTGAAGCTGCACAAATTTTGGTGGATTCTTTAGAAAATGTCTCTATGTCTCAACAAACAGCTGGTATTAAAGTAGCAGATGATAATGTGGTGGTTTGGAATGCCCATGACATGCCAATAGGTCAAGGGGAGAGAAAATCTGATACACCTAGTGCAAGCAGAACCGAAGAAATGAAAAGTCATGGAGGTGCACATGTCGGTCTTTCTATAGTAGAAAATG GTTCACATAGGCATGTTGGCCGCCGAGGACCAGCACGTGCTTCGAAGGATGCAGAGAGCTCTTTGAGTATATCTGAGGTGAAACATTCCAAGAGGGGTTCTTCTGGCTATGGTTCCCATGAG AGACAAGTATGGGTTCAAAAGTCAGGCtctgcttcataa
- the LOC103711063 gene encoding cullin-associated NEDD8-dissociated protein 1-like: protein MANMNITYILEKMTGKDKDYRYMATSDLLNELNKEGFKADTDLEVKLSNIVLQQLEDAAGDVSGLAMKCLAPLVKKVSEERILDMTNKLSDKLLNGKDQHRDTASIALKTIVSEVTTTSLAQRILVSLGPQLIKGITSSGKSTEIKCECLDILCDVLHRFGNLMTKDHEELLTALLPQLSSNQASVRKKSISCIASLASSLSDDLLARATFEVVELLKNKNIKPEITRTNIQMIGALSRSVGYRFGPHLSETVPLLMDYCTSASETDEELREYSLQALESFLLRCPRDISSYCDDILNLTLEYISYDPNFTDNMEEDTDDEGREEEEDDESANEYTDDEDVSWKVRRASAKCLASIIVSHPEMLSKMYLEACPKLIERFREREENVKMDVFNTFIELLRQTGNVTKGQLDIDESSPRWLLKQEVPKIVKSVNRQLREKTIKTKIGAFSVLKELVVVLPDCLADHIGSLVSGIEKALTDKTSTSNLKIEALVFTRLVMASHSPSVFHPYIQALSGPVLSAVGERYYKVTAEALRVCGELVRVLRPNFEKCSLDFRPYVGPIYDAILTRLANQDQDQEVKECAISCMSLVISTFGDNLQRELPACLPILVDRMGNEITRLTAVKAFAVIANSPLRIDLSCVLEQVVSELTTFLRKANRALRQATLGSLNSLVVAYGDQIGPSAYEIIISELSTLISDTDLHMTALALELCCTMMTDQKSSENVGLTVRYKVLPQALILIRSSLLQGQALQALQRFFASLVHSANTSFETLLDSLLSSAKPSPQTGGLAKQALYSIAQCVAVLCLAAGDQKCASTVEMLKGILKDDSGTNSAKQHLALLCLGEIGRRRDLSMHARIENIVIESFQSPFEEIKSAASYALGNIAVGNLSKYLPFILDQIDHQQKKQYLLLHSLKEVIARQSVDKAGHGELQDTYVEKILYLLFNHCESEEEGVRNVVAECLGKIALIEPRKLVPALKERTASPTAFTRATVVIAVKYSIVERPEKIDEILYPEISSFLMLIKDNDRHVRRAAVLALSTAAHNKPNLIKGLLPELLPLLYDQTVVKQELIRTVDLGPFKHVVDDGLELRKAAFECVDTLLDSCLDQMNPSSFIVPYLISGLTDHYDVKMPCHLILSKLADKCPSAVLAVLDSLVDPLDKTINHKPKADAVKQEVDRNEDMIRSALRAIASLSRISGGDCSLKFKKLMDGIMKSAPLAEKYNSVRSE from the exons ATGGCAAATATGAATATAACCTACATTTTAGAAAAG ATGACGGGCAAGGATAAAGATTACAGATATATGGCCACCTCAGATTTACTTAATGAGTTGAACAAGGAAGGGTTCAAAGCTGATACTGATCTGGAAGTGAAATTGTCAAATATTGTCCTTCAACAGCTTGAAGATGCAGCTGGGGATGTTTCTGGTTTAGCTATGAAATG cCTGGCTCCCCTTGTGAAGAAGGTCAGCGAGGAGAGAATATTGGACATGACAAATAAGCTCTCTGATAAATTGTTAAACGGAAAGGATCAGCATCGTGATACTGCTAGTATAGCTCTGAAGACAATAGTTTCAGAAGTTACTACAACATCTCTTGCTCAACGCATTCTAGTTTCTCTTGGCCCCCAATTAATAAAGGGCATAACTAGTTCC ggGAAGAGTACTGAAATCAAATGCGAGTGTCTTGATATATTATGTGATGTACTCCATAGATTTGGCAATTTGATGACAAAAGATCACGAGGAATTGCTTACTGCACTTCTGCCTCAGTTGAGTTCCAATCAAGCCAGTGTCAGAAAGAAGTCAATTTCGTGTATTG CATCTCTTGCCTCAAGTTTGTCGGATGATTTACTTGCAAGGGCCACTTTTGAAGTTGTTGAACTATTGAAGAATAAGAATATAAAACCTGAAATAACCCGAACAAACATCCAGATGATTGGAGCTTTAAG CCGTTCTGTTGGATATCGATTTGGGCCACATCTTAGTGAAACTGTTCCCTTGCTCATGGATTACTGCACAAGTGCATCAGAAACTGATGAAGAACTTCGTGAATATAGTCTGCAG GCATTGGAAAGTTTCCTACTTAGGTGTCCAAGGGATATATCTTCATATTGTGATGACATTCTAAATCTTACTTTGGAGTATATAAGTTATGACCCAAATTTTACAGATAACATGGAGGAGGACACTGATGATGAAGGGCGtgaggaggaggaagatga CGAAAGTGCAAATGAGTATACTGATGATGAGGATGTAAGCTGGAAAGTTCGAAGAGCATCTGCTAAGTGCTTAGCTTCTATCATTGTTTCGCACCCAGAGATGCTATCGAAGATGTATTTGGAG GCATGCCCAAAGTTGATAGAAAGGTTTCGAGAAAGGGAAGAGAATGTAAAG ATGGATGTGTTTAATACATTCATTGAGTTGTTACGCCAAACTGGAAATGTGACAAAGGGACAGTTGGATATTGATGAGTCAAG TCCACGATGGTTATTGAAACAAGAAGTGCCAAAAATTGTCAAATCTGTTAATCGGCAGCTGCGCGAAAAAACTATCAAAACGAAG ATTGGGGCATTCTCAGTATTAAAAGAACTCGTCGTTGTCTTACCAGACTGCCTTGCTGATCATATAGGTTCACTTGTTTCTGGGATTGAAAAGGCTTTGACT GATAAAACTTCCACCTCAAATTTGAAGATCGAAGCTCTTGTTTTTACTAGATTAGTAATGGCATCACATTCTCCTTCTGTTTTCCACCCATACATCCAG GCCCTTTCTGGTCCTGTTTTATCTGCTGTTGGTGAGAGATATTATAAGGTCACTGCTGAAGCATTACGAGTCTGTGGAGAGCTTGTTCGTGTTCTTCGCCCAAATTTTGAG AaatgttctctggatttcagACCTTATGTTGGTCCGATTTATGATGCTATTTTGACACGTTTGGCAAATCAAGATCAAGATCAG GAAGTCAAGGAATGTGCTATATCTTGTATGAGCCTAGTAATTTCAACTTTTGGTGATAATCTGCAGCGTGAACTACCTGCATGCCTTCCCATACTTGTTGATCGGATGGGTAACGAGATAACCCGACTCACCGCTGTGAAG GCATTTGCAGTAATTGCTAACTCACCTCTTCGGATTGATCTCTCATGTGTCTTGGAGCAAGTAGTTTCAGAATTAACAACATTCCTGCGAAAG GCTAACAGAGCACTGAGACAGGCAACATTAGGGTCATTGAACTCCCTAGTTGTGGCTTATGGTGATCAAATTGGGCCATCTGCTTATGAAATTATAATTTCTGAACTTTCTACTCTTATAAG TGATACAGATCTGCATATGACTGCTCTTGCTTTGGAACTTTGCTGCACGATGATGACCGACCAAAAATCCAGCGAAAATGTTGGTCTGACTGTTCGATATAAAGTCCTCCCGCAAGCGCTCATATTAATTAGAAGCTCTCTGTTGCAGGGTCAAGCGCTACAA GCATTGCAGAGATTCTTCGCATCATTAGTTCATTCAGCAAATACTAGCTTCGAGACATTATTAGATTCACTTCTTTCGAGTGCTAAGCCATCACCGCAAACTGGTGGCCTTGCCAAACAGGCTCTATATTCAATTGCACAGTGTGTTGCTGTACTTTGCCTAGCAGCAGGTGATCAGAAATGCGCATCTACAGTTGAAATGCTTAAAGGCATTTTGAAAGATGATAGTGGTACTAATTCT GCTAAACAGCATCTGGCCTTGCTATGTCTTGGAGAAATTGGACGAAGAAGAGATCTCAGCATGCATGCACGCATTGAGAATATTGTCATCGAGTCCTTCCAGTCGCCTTTTGAAGAGATAAAATCTGCAGCGTCTTATGCTCTTGGAAACATAGCTGTGGGCAATCTGTCCAAATACTTGCCATTCATTTTGGATCAAATAGATCATCAGCAGAAGAAACAGTACCTTTTGCTTCATTCATTGAAAGAG GTTATTGCAAGACAATCTGTTGATAAAGCTGGCCATGGTGAACTCCAGGATACATATGTCGAGAAGATACTGTACTTGCTTTTTAATCAttgtgaaagtgaagaagaggGGGTTCGCAATGTAGTTGCCGAGTGTTTGGGTAAAATTGCACTCATTGAACCTAGGAAGCTCGTTCCTGCACTCAAG GAGCGTACGGCGAGTCCAACTGCATTCACAAGAGCAACAGTTGTCATTGCTGTGAAATATTCCATTGTTGAACGgcctgaaaaaatagatgaaattCTATACCCTGAGATATCCTCATTTCTGATGCTGATTAAAGATAATGACAGG CATGTTAGACGTGCAGCTGTCCTGGCTTTGAGTACGGCTGCTCATAATAAGCCCAATCTAATCAAGGGGCTTCTTCCTGAATTGTTGCCTCTTCTTTATGATCAGACAGTTGTTAAG CAAGAATTGATAAGGACAGTTGATCTTGGACCTTTCAAGCATGTTGTAGATGATGGACTTGAGCTTAGAAAAGCAGCTTTTGAATGTGTTGACACATTGCTGGACAGTTGTCTTGATCAAATGAACCCATCATCTTTTATAGTTCCTTACCTTATATCTGGTTTGACTG ATCATTATGATGTCAAGATGCCTTGCCATCTTATTCTCTCAAAACTTGCAGACAAGTGTCCTTCTGCTGTCCTTGCAG TTTTGGACTCATTGGTTGATCCTCTCGACAAAACTATTAATCACAAACCAAAGGCTGATGCTGTGAAACAGGAAGTAGATCGTAATGAAGATATGATCCGAAGTGCTCTTCGAGCCATTGCTTCCTTGAGCCGGATAAG TGGAGGTGACTGTAGCTTGAAGTTCAAGAAGCTGATGGATGGCATAATGAAGTCTGCTCCCCTAGCTGAGAAGTATAATTCTGTGCGGAGTGAGTAA
- the LOC103711062 gene encoding regulator of nonsense transcripts UPF3-like isoform X2 — MKDPFDRTKIVLRHLPPSISQSALIEQIDERFSGRYDWLCFRPGKASHKNQRYSRAYLNFKRPEVVVEFAEFFDGHIFVNEKGAQFKVLVEYAPSQHVPKPSSKKDGREGTISKDPEYLEFLEHLSKPEHLPSAEIQLERKEAERAGAQKETPIVTPLMNFVRQKLAAKNGAQRLADYGKLSKRAIGVIKRGSEKRRLSTSMYVLRDSRKNGSAKDKATYILMPRREEQQLPDKSIAVASASGAEALEDEFVTVSNGLTSRAVEAGKSKIVLLKGKEREGSHASGGLVQQQNVTTTVRSSPTLTSKQNQRLEASGRIIRTILSNEGGQSYMASSQPEQHMHTTNLEKDKRPARPPSARSISKDRVSSSSSPASISDSGDKRYIDDMVAMSYKHGSVSISDKHEKRTRNKDRPDRGVWAPLRRSDRSQSNDGTLSSSSEAAQILVDSLENVSMSQQTAGIKVADDNVVVWNAHDMPIGQGERKSDTPSASRTEEMKSHGGAHVGLSIVENGSHRHVGRRGPARASKDAESSLSISEVKHSKRGSSGYGSHERQVWVQKSGSAS, encoded by the exons ATGAAGGACCCATTTGATCGGACGAAGATCGTGCTCCGGCATCTGCCGCCGTCGATCTCGCAGTCGGCGCTGATAGAGCAGATCGACGAGAGGTTCTCCGGCCGCTACGATTGGTTGTGCTTTCGCCCCGGCAAGGCCAG TCACAAAAATCAGAGATATTCTCGAGCCTACCTCAATTTCAAACGACCAGAAGTTGTGGTTGAGTTTGCTGAGTTCTTTGATGGACACATCTTTGTCAATGAGAAGG GTGCTCAGTTTAAGGTGCTTGTAGAATATGCACCTTCGCAACATGTTCCAAAGCCATCATCCAAGAAGGATGGTCGTGAAGGGACTATATCCAAgg ATCCTGAATATCTGGAGTTTCTCGAGCATCTTTCAAAGCCTGAGCATCTTCCAAGTGCTGAGATTCagttggaaagaaaagaagcagaAAGAGCAG GTGCTCAAAAGGAGACGCCCATAGTCAcacctttgatgaattttgttcgGCAAAAATTAGCTGCCAAGAATGGTGCTCAG AGATTAGCTGATTATGGAAAACTTAGCAAAAGAGCTATTGGAGTTATTAAACGGGGTTCAGAGAAGCGAAGATTGTCCACTTCAATG TATGTATTAAGGGATAGTAGAAAGAACGGAAGTGCCAAAGACAAAGCAACATACATTTTAATGCCGAGGAGAGAAGAGCAGCAGCTTCCAGATAAATCTATTGCTGTAGCTTCTGCAAGTGGTGCAGAAGCATTAGAAGATGAATTTG TAACTGTCTCGAATGGATTAACCTCTAGAGCTGTTGAAGCTGGGAAGAGCAAAATTGTGCTTTTGAaaggaaaggagagagaaggttcTCAT GCATCTGGTGGCTTAGTGCAGCAGCAGAATGTAACAACTACAGTAAGAAGCTCACCTACCTTGACTTCTAAACAGAACCAGCGACTTGAGGCTAGTGGGAGAATTATTAGAACCATACTTTCTAATGAAGGGGGTCAGTCATATATGGCTTCCTCCCAGCCCGAGCAGCATATGCATACAACAAACTTGGAGAAGGACAAGCGCCCAGCTCGGCCTCCCAGCGCACGCTCAATTTCAAAGGATCGTGTCTCTAGTAGCTCTTCACCTGCATCTATTTCTGATAGTGGTGACAAAAGATATATAGATGATATGGTTGCTATGAGCTACAAGCATGGTTCTGTATCCATTAGTGACAAGCATGAAAAGCGTACTAGGAATAAAGATAGACCTGATCGTGGTGTTTGGGCTCCCCTTCGTCGCTCGGACAGATCTCAATCAAATGATGGAACTCTTTCTTCATCTTCTGAAGCTGCACAAATTTTGGTGGATTCTTTAGAAAATGTCTCTATGTCTCAACAAACAGCTGGTATTAAAGTAGCAGATGATAATGTGGTGGTTTGGAATGCCCATGACATGCCAATAGGTCAAGGGGAGAGAAAATCTGATACACCTAGTGCAAGCAGAACCGAAGAAATGAAAAGTCATGGAGGTGCACATGTCGGTCTTTCTATAGTAGAAAATG GTTCACATAGGCATGTTGGCCGCCGAGGACCAGCACGTGCTTCGAAGGATGCAGAGAGCTCTTTGAGTATATCTGAGGTGAAACATTCCAAGAGGGGTTCTTCTGGCTATGGTTCCCATGAG AGACAAGTATGGGTTCAAAAGTCAGGCtctgcttcataa